One window of the Diospyros lotus cultivar Yz01 chromosome 12, ASM1463336v1, whole genome shotgun sequence genome contains the following:
- the LOC127786613 gene encoding aluminum-activated malate transporter 12-like isoform X3, with amino-acid sequence MAHPTMRKKAQVSWKKIQGLPGLTWKTIKKVGKEDPRRVVHSLKVGLSLTLVSLLYLIQPLFKGIGENAIWAVMTVVVVLEFTAGATLCKGLNRGVGTIMAGALAFLIEYVTEESGRVSGAVFIGAAVFLIGTASTYARFIPYIRKNYDYGVLVFLLTFNLITVSSYRVDDILKLARERFYTIAIGCTICLFMTLLVFPNWSGEDLHNSTVSKLQGLAKSIQGCVNEYFNNEEIEESKEGEYSEDPIYKGYKAVLDSKSTDETLATHASWEPRRSRNCSFPWQQYVRVGAAIRHFAYAVVALHGSLQTEIQTPRAVRALFKDPCMRLAAEVSKALLAFAESIRTRRHSSTEAISHRLHEALQDLNAALKSQPRLLLGPTAASVSLQQSPRTPTATQQNASASSSQSTPKLIKADKRAAENALGPTLSKIASSGLEFSEALPFAAFASLLVEAVVRLDLVMEEVEELGRVASFRELKPGDEEEVEVVVVTTERPGMDNGGILQNNLASHGAE; translated from the exons atggCTCATCCCACGATGAGGAAAAAAGCTCAGGTCTCATGGAAGAAAATACAGGGATTGCCTGGCTTGACATGGAAAACGATCAAGAAAGTTGGAAAGGAAGATCCAAGGAGAGTGGTTCACTCCCTCAAAGTTGGCTTATCACTCACACTGGTTTCATTGCTGTATCTAATTCAGCCACTGTTCAAAGGTATCGGCGAGAATGCCATCTGGGCTGTGATGACTGTGGTTGTGGTTCTTGAGTTCACTGCAG GAGCAACTTTGTGCAAAGGATTGAACAGAGGGGTGGGGACGATCATGGCCGGTGCGCTGGCATTTCTGATCGAGTACGTCACGGAAGAGTCTGGCAGGGTTTCCGGCGCTGTTTTCATCGGAGCGGCGGTATTTCTCATCG GAACTGCATCGACCTACGCAAGATTCATTCCCTACATAAGAAAGAACTACGACTATGGCGTTTTGGTGTTTCTGTTGACGTTCAATTTGATAACGGTGTCGAGCTACAGAGTGGACGACATCCTGAAACTGGCCCGAGAGCGGTTTTACACCATCGCCATCGGCTGCACCATCTGCTTGTTCATGACTTTATTGGTTTTCCCAAATTGGTCAGGGGAAGACCTCCATAATTCCACCGTTTCCAAGCTTCAAGGACTGGCAAAATCGATTCAGG GTTGCGTGAATGAATACTTTAATAACGAGGAGATAGAAGAAAGCAAAGAAGGAGAATACTCAGAAGATCCAATCTACAAGGGCTATAAGGCAGTTCTTGATTCTAAATCTACTGATGAGACCCTG GCAACGCATGCTAGTTGGGAGCCGAGGCGGTCAAGGAACTGCAGCTTTCCATGGCAGCAGTACGTGAGGGTGGGCGCTGCCATTCGCCACTTTGCCTACGCAGTTGTGGCTCTCCATGGCTCTCTGCAAACTGAGATTCAG ACGCCAAGAGCAGTCCGTGCTCTATTCAAAGATCCATGCATGAGACTGGCAGCAGAAGTATCCAAAGCTCTACTGGCGTTCGCTGAGAGCATAAGAACCCGCCGCCATTCCTCCACAGAAGCTATCTCCCATCGTCTTCACGAAGCCTTGCAAGACCTCAACGCCGCCCTCAAGTCTCAGCCGCGGCTCCTCCTCGGCCCAACCGCCGCCTCCGTCTCTCTGCAACAATCCCCAAGGACCCCAACAGCCACCCAGCAGAATGCATCTGCATCTTCATCTCAATCAACGCCGAAGCTGATCAAAGCGGATAAGAGGGCAGCGGAGAATGCCTTGGGGCCGACGCTGAGCAAGATCGCCAGCAGCGGCCTGGAGTTCTCAGAGGCGCTTCCTTTTGCTGCCTTTGCTTCTCTGTTGGTGGAGGCGGTGGTGAGGCTCGATCTTGTCATGGAGGAGGTGGAGGAGTTGGGGAGGGTGGCCAGCTTCCGAGAGTTGAAGCCCGGcgatgaagaagaagtagaagtgGTGGTTGTGACTACTGAGAGGCCCGGAATGGACAACGGCGGCATTTTGCAGAACAATTTGGCTTCCCATGGAGCAGAATAG